One region of uncultured Sulfurimonas sp. genomic DNA includes:
- a CDS encoding helical backbone metal receptor gives MFFTLILSANERILSLSPSLTEIVYALEKGDSLVGTSSYSLYPKEARKLPIVGNYSNPNIEKILSLSPTLVVGQNFNQSTLEKLKYFKIKTLMLNLRTIENIKKSINRLSLEINSKNGDKLIQDITDATNKASKNKTPHSVMIVYGLREDLRSSTYIAGHDIFFEDIIKLCGNTNAYTADSTSQPVLNYENIIALNPDQIIILHSHATEANVNVKKALKAWYSIPTNASRNKNISIVDENYLHIPSHRVALTIKILSDEMNKNYNTGN, from the coding sequence ATGTTTTTTACACTCATACTCAGCGCTAATGAAAGAATCCTCTCTCTTAGCCCATCTTTAACGGAGATAGTTTATGCACTTGAAAAAGGTGACTCTCTTGTGGGAACTTCTTCTTATTCTCTGTATCCAAAAGAAGCAAGAAAACTTCCAATTGTGGGAAACTACTCAAACCCAAATATAGAAAAAATCTTATCTCTCTCTCCTACTCTTGTTGTAGGTCAAAATTTTAACCAAAGTACCCTAGAAAAACTAAAATATTTTAAAATCAAAACACTAATGTTAAATCTAAGAACCATAGAAAACATCAAAAAATCTATAAATAGACTTAGTCTGGAAATAAACTCAAAAAATGGCGACAAGCTCATACAAGATATAACAGATGCAACAAACAAAGCTTCAAAAAACAAAACTCCTCACAGCGTTATGATAGTCTACGGTCTTCGTGAAGATTTACGCTCATCTACCTACATAGCAGGACACGATATTTTCTTTGAAGATATTATTAAACTTTGTGGAAATACAAACGCTTATACTGCAGACTCAACAAGCCAACCAGTCTTAAACTACGAAAACATCATAGCTTTAAATCCCGACCAGATTATCATACTTCATTCACATGCTACAGAAGCAAACGTGAATGTAAAAAAAGCACTAAAAGCTTGGTATTCTATACCTACAAATGCTTCTAGAAACAAAAACATCTCCATAGTCGATGAAAACTACCTACACATCCCATCTCACCGCGTGGCACTTACTATAAAAATATTATCAGATGAGATGAACAAAAATTATAACACAGGTAATTAA
- a CDS encoding TonB-dependent receptor has translation MQKNIKLSLVLVAFLSQLHAEDANTVVLKPLEITSTAIKTDELKSTDAVEIYTQKDIEKAHVQNMYEFLNSQTSVVATPSYGNPFNQKLDMRGFGNDGYQNIVVTINGRKMNNVDMVPAMLSSISPSSVKRIEIIKSSGIVVGGDGANAGVINIITKQNNDKEISFYMGTYGTADASFYLGHKDEKLSVSASGEAQKNGGIREIDSAGNKDENRFSTGSFNLAYLVTDDLELNLGASFSRTDVIYAGSMKKDEYKNNPMQQGSTYQSWTGLWVPSDSTHQTYDSDVLSAGAKYFINDKLSLNANVNREKKKSNYITYSSVTNYDYKSLSASVDYATDAISVKVGVDGFDGEVTKPSLELTKENQAGYIMSNYRINSLSLKAGYRYEEVKFKSKTDKNEEDSLSGIELGINQMLSKDASVFFNYSHSYQSASLDRLFKFSTGAYMGYVKPSKAHNYTLGFNHITTKNKFKISAYYIDLEDEIYYYSDPTYINSKNTNIDKSYKYGVDLYDKFIISPEFNVALNYNYVQAIIDQEKEGTEDYSGNHLPGVSDHNIKATLGYTPDKFTTIALTQIYRSEAYAADDFNNNFSQKQDAYMSTDISATYAKKSWEIFAKINNLFNQKNGLWIYDDAIYPVNFSTTAIAGFKLKY, from the coding sequence ATGCAAAAAAATATAAAATTATCATTAGTTCTAGTCGCTTTTTTAAGCCAACTTCATGCAGAAGATGCAAATACCGTGGTTCTAAAACCACTTGAAATCACATCAACTGCTATAAAAACAGATGAGCTAAAATCCACAGATGCAGTAGAGATCTACACTCAAAAAGACATAGAAAAAGCTCATGTTCAAAATATGTATGAGTTTTTAAACTCTCAAACTTCCGTAGTTGCAACACCAAGTTATGGAAATCCATTTAACCAAAAACTAGATATGAGAGGTTTTGGAAATGATGGTTATCAAAATATAGTTGTAACAATTAACGGTCGTAAGATGAACAATGTGGATATGGTTCCTGCTATGCTATCTTCTATATCTCCATCATCTGTTAAAAGAATAGAAATCATAAAATCTAGCGGTATAGTTGTCGGTGGTGACGGTGCAAATGCTGGTGTAATTAACATCATTACAAAACAAAACAATGACAAAGAAATCTCTTTTTATATGGGAACTTATGGAACTGCAGATGCTTCTTTTTACCTAGGTCATAAAGATGAAAAGCTATCAGTTTCTGCAAGCGGTGAAGCACAAAAAAATGGTGGAATCAGAGAAATAGACTCTGCAGGAAATAAAGATGAAAACAGATTCTCAACAGGAAGTTTTAACCTAGCTTACCTTGTAACTGATGACTTAGAGCTAAATCTAGGAGCTTCATTTTCTAGAACTGATGTTATTTATGCTGGTTCTATGAAAAAAGATGAATACAAGAATAATCCAATGCAACAGGGAAGCACATACCAATCTTGGACAGGACTCTGGGTTCCAAGTGATTCTACGCATCAAACTTACGATAGTGATGTTTTAAGTGCTGGTGCTAAATACTTTATAAATGACAAGTTATCATTAAATGCAAATGTTAATAGAGAAAAGAAAAAGTCAAACTATATCACTTACTCTTCAGTGACTAACTACGACTATAAATCACTATCTGCATCTGTTGATTATGCTACAGATGCTATATCTGTTAAAGTTGGAGTAGATGGTTTTGACGGTGAGGTAACAAAACCATCATTGGAGCTAACAAAAGAAAATCAAGCTGGATACATCATGAGTAATTACAGAATTAATTCTCTATCTTTAAAAGCTGGTTACAGATATGAAGAGGTTAAGTTCAAGAGCAAAACAGATAAAAATGAAGAAGACTCTCTGAGTGGTATTGAATTAGGAATAAACCAGATGCTAAGCAAAGATGCATCTGTGTTTTTTAACTACTCACACTCTTATCAATCAGCTAGTCTTGATAGACTATTTAAATTTTCTACTGGTGCTTATATGGGCTATGTAAAACCATCAAAAGCTCATAACTACACTCTTGGGTTTAATCATATTACAACAAAAAATAAGTTTAAAATATCTGCGTATTATATTGATTTAGAAGATGAAATTTATTACTACTCAGATCCAACATATATAAATAGTAAAAATACAAACATAGACAAATCATACAAATACGGAGTAGATTTATATGACAAGTTCATCATCTCTCCTGAGTTTAATGTAGCACTAAACTATAACTATGTTCAGGCTATAATAGACCAAGAAAAAGAGGGTACTGAGGATTACTCAGGAAACCACCTTCCTGGTGTTTCAGATCATAATATTAAAGCAACTCTTGGCTACACTCCAGATAAGTTTACAACTATTGCTTTGACTCAAATATATCGCTCAGAAGCTTATGCAGCAGATGACTTTAACAACAACTTCTCTCAAAAACAAGATGCATACATGAGTACAGACATCTCTGCTACTTACGCAAAAAAATCTTGGGAAATTTTTGCTAAAATAAACAACCTGTTTAATCAAAAAAACGGTTTATGGATATATGACGATGCTATCTACCCTGTAAATTTTTCAACAACAGCTATAGCAGGCTTTAAGCTAAAGTATTAA
- a CDS encoding EAL domain-containing protein, whose protein sequence is MNKEHYEALIKSTKKLNLLYVEDDKIARESMLKFLNTFFSNIDVAEDGEEAYEKKLLKSYDIIITDINMPKLNGIELIEKIRKSDELVSIIVFSAYENNDYLVKSIRYGVDGYLFKPMELEQFYAIISKIVKRIETENSLIEYKNTLEQKVEEKTTELRHRCYHEFYTNLPNSQKLQIDILKSDYSYMLLLDISHFATINKEYGKSFANHVLVKTARVLEHHIHTKAKLYKTESDRFIIMLKETSLEDVDNYCKQLVAFFDNKNIEVDNAEIHITFNIGVANVHFNAADTLINCEYALDKSKELGSRHYEIFDENKNCFQDEKDAISKLKLTRALILEDNIAPYFQPIKNLANDEIIKYEVLARGILDNEIISPAHFIRAAEKLGLITSITRSMINKSFKFFKDKKYEFSINITERDLLEKYLEKFLQDKIKIYNIDPSRVTFEILENITLVKNNEIIVKQLNGLREMGFKIAIDDFGIENSNFSRLLEINLDFIKIDGMFIKNLKQSDRNRTITRAIVNLAKTLGIQTVAEFVEDEEIYEIIKECGIDFAQGYHIGKPEAILIS, encoded by the coding sequence ATGAATAAAGAGCATTATGAAGCTTTAATAAAAAGTACTAAAAAACTAAACTTGCTTTATGTAGAAGATGACAAAATCGCTAGAGAGTCAATGTTAAAGTTTTTGAACACTTTTTTTTCAAATATTGATGTAGCAGAAGATGGCGAAGAAGCTTATGAAAAAAAACTCTTAAAAAGTTACGACATAATAATTACAGATATAAATATGCCAAAATTAAATGGTATAGAGCTTATTGAGAAGATTCGTAAAAGTGATGAACTGGTCTCTATAATTGTTTTTTCTGCTTATGAAAACAATGATTATCTTGTTAAGAGCATACGGTATGGGGTAGATGGATACTTGTTTAAACCAATGGAGTTAGAACAGTTTTATGCCATCATCTCAAAAATAGTAAAGAGAATAGAAACAGAAAACTCACTTATAGAGTATAAAAATACTTTAGAACAAAAAGTAGAAGAGAAAACTACAGAACTTAGACATAGATGCTACCATGAGTTTTACACAAATCTACCAAATTCTCAAAAACTTCAAATAGATATTCTTAAGAGCGATTATAGTTATATGCTTCTTTTAGACATATCTCATTTTGCAACCATAAATAAAGAGTATGGAAAAAGTTTTGCAAATCATGTTTTAGTTAAAACAGCGCGTGTTTTAGAGCATCATATACATACAAAAGCAAAACTTTACAAGACAGAATCTGATAGATTTATAATAATGCTAAAAGAAACTTCGCTTGAAGATGTAGATAATTATTGTAAACAATTAGTTGCGTTTTTTGATAACAAAAATATAGAAGTCGATAATGCAGAGATTCATATAACTTTTAATATTGGTGTTGCAAATGTTCATTTTAATGCCGCAGATACTCTTATAAACTGTGAATATGCCCTAGATAAATCAAAAGAGCTTGGAAGTAGGCATTATGAAATTTTTGATGAAAACAAAAACTGCTTTCAAGATGAAAAAGATGCTATATCAAAACTAAAACTTACAAGAGCGCTTATCTTAGAAGACAATATAGCACCTTATTTTCAACCTATAAAAAACTTAGCAAATGATGAAATCATTAAGTATGAAGTTCTAGCTCGTGGAATTTTAGATAATGAAATAATTTCACCAGCTCATTTTATAAGAGCTGCTGAAAAATTAGGACTTATAACCTCCATAACAAGAAGCATGATAAACAAAAGTTTTAAGTTTTTTAAAGATAAAAAGTATGAATTTTCTATCAATATTACAGAGCGAGATCTTTTAGAAAAATATCTTGAGAAGTTTTTACAAGATAAGATAAAAATCTATAACATAGATCCATCAAGAGTTACTTTTGAAATACTTGAAAATATTACTTTAGTAAAAAATAATGAAATTATTGTTAAGCAGTTAAATGGTTTAAGAGAGATGGGTTTTAAAATCGCAATAGATGATTTTGGTATAGAAAATTCAAACTTTAGCAGACTTCTTGAAATTAACTTGGATTTTATAAAAATAGATGGAATGTTTATAAAAAATCTAAAACAGAGTGATAGAAATAGAACCATAACAAGAGCCATAGTAAATTTAGCTAAAACACTTGGCATCCAAACTGTTGCAGAGTTTGTTGAAGATGAAGAGATTTATGAGATTATTAAAGAGTGTGGCATCGATTTTGCTCAAGGTTATCATATAGGAAAGCCAGAAGCTATTTTAATTAGTTGA
- a CDS encoding NFACT family protein — protein sequence MKLSHLKQIKNYLEKFQKISAIYRVSDTIIKVAFDKDDELFFEMQRSNSKIFRCDSYVRSKVYNAPFDVLLSKRFNRANILSVELINEDKILRFKTSVSSAYKEEITLLQFEFTGKYTNVIILDENEVVLEALRHVDIFSSFREVKVGQKLLEAPNAPFVAKEYPLEDVEKFLFDEYAKDIEAKLESLKKQKLSILGKKLKKLEKLYASLEDEKKLESEMHTSQHYGNLVLSNLHNIKPYQKILQLNDYDGKIVKIELHKEFSSPSAMANSLFSKSKKAKQKVLHLHIEKESLSSKIKHIKLFISAVKDAKDIAKIQLLFPKQVQSKKVKINESIETFWIEGYKVQLGKNEKGNIEVLKNARAKDIWVHMKDRPSAHVIITTDKQNIPMNIIEGAARLCVDFTLSQKDRFLVDYTPRREVTIQNGANVLYNKYKTIEIDTR from the coding sequence ATGAAACTTTCACACTTAAAACAAATAAAAAACTATTTAGAAAAATTTCAAAAAATATCTGCGATTTACAGAGTAAGCGACACAATTATTAAAGTAGCATTTGATAAAGATGATGAACTCTTTTTTGAGATGCAACGCTCAAACTCTAAGATATTTAGATGCGATTCTTATGTCCGCTCAAAAGTTTATAATGCTCCTTTTGATGTCTTACTCTCAAAGAGATTTAATCGTGCAAATATATTGAGTGTCGAGCTTATAAACGAAGATAAAATTTTAAGATTTAAAACCTCTGTAAGCTCTGCATATAAAGAAGAAATAACGCTACTTCAGTTTGAATTTACAGGCAAATATACAAATGTAATTATTTTAGATGAGAATGAAGTCGTGCTTGAAGCTCTTCGTCATGTTGATATTTTTTCATCTTTTCGTGAAGTAAAAGTAGGTCAAAAACTTCTAGAAGCCCCTAACGCTCCTTTTGTTGCAAAAGAGTATCCGCTTGAAGATGTAGAAAAGTTTTTGTTTGATGAGTATGCTAAAGATATCGAAGCAAAGTTAGAGTCTTTGAAAAAACAAAAGCTTTCAATACTTGGTAAAAAACTAAAAAAGTTAGAAAAATTATATGCATCTCTTGAAGATGAAAAAAAATTAGAGTCCGAGATGCATACTTCACAGCACTATGGAAATTTAGTTTTGTCTAATTTGCATAACATTAAGCCGTATCAAAAAATTTTACAATTGAATGATTATGATGGAAAAATTGTAAAAATAGAACTTCATAAAGAATTTTCATCTCCATCAGCTATGGCAAATTCACTCTTTAGCAAAAGTAAAAAAGCAAAACAAAAAGTTTTGCATCTGCATATAGAAAAAGAGTCACTTAGCTCTAAAATAAAACATATAAAACTCTTTATCTCAGCAGTAAAAGATGCAAAAGATATAGCTAAAATACAGCTACTTTTTCCAAAACAAGTTCAATCAAAAAAGGTAAAAATAAACGAATCAATAGAAACTTTTTGGATAGAGGGTTATAAGGTTCAACTTGGAAAAAATGAAAAAGGAAATATAGAAGTTTTAAAAAATGCAAGAGCAAAAGATATCTGGGTTCATATGAAAGATAGACCATCAGCTCATGTAATCATCACAACTGATAAGCAAAATATTCCTATGAATATCATAGAAGGTGCAGCAAGATTGTGTGTTGATTTTACTCTGTCTCAAAAAGATAGATTTTTGGTCGATTATACTCCAAGACGTGAAGTGACTATACAAAACGGTGCGAATGTGCTTTACAACAAGTACAAGACAATAGAGATAGATACCCGTTAA
- a CDS encoding phosphatidate cytidylyltransferase produces MGILKALSSSKERVITGIALVAVVLIIGFIDNFFLMWAVLGVVYLVAFKEALKLFELKNNSLTLYALGIWLVAGVYPYGDDLFVLAGVAYASAVAFNKELTWNNFFPFIYPTAGMLFIFTMYQEYGVYSLLWLLVVVAMTDVGAYAVGKSIGKTPFCETSPNKTMEGVVGGIVVATLSGMFVGLSIVDLGVAFIISFMVATSSIFGDLFESSLKRAAGVKDSGDILPGHGGALDRIDGYLFGAIVMLVLLRGLV; encoded by the coding sequence ATGGGAATTTTAAAAGCTCTTAGTTCAAGTAAAGAGAGAGTGATCACTGGTATTGCTCTTGTTGCGGTCGTTTTAATTATAGGTTTTATTGATAATTTTTTTCTAATGTGGGCAGTTCTTGGTGTTGTCTATCTTGTAGCATTTAAAGAAGCTCTCAAGCTTTTTGAATTGAAAAACAATTCACTTACTCTTTATGCCCTTGGCATATGGTTAGTTGCTGGTGTTTATCCTTATGGTGATGACCTTTTTGTTTTGGCTGGTGTAGCTTATGCAAGTGCTGTGGCTTTTAATAAAGAGCTTACATGGAATAACTTTTTTCCTTTCATCTACCCAACAGCAGGAATGTTATTTATATTTACAATGTACCAAGAGTATGGTGTATATTCACTTCTTTGGCTTTTGGTTGTGGTTGCTATGACTGATGTTGGAGCTTATGCAGTTGGTAAGAGCATAGGTAAAACACCATTTTGTGAAACTTCTCCAAACAAGACTATGGAAGGTGTTGTAGGTGGTATCGTTGTTGCAACTCTAAGTGGTATGTTTGTTGGTCTTAGCATCGTTGATTTAGGTGTTGCTTTTATTATCTCTTTTATGGTTGCAACGAGCTCTATTTTTGGTGACTTGTTTGAGAGTTCCCTAAAAAGAGCCGCTGGTGTAAAAGATAGTGGAGATATACTTCCAGGTCATGGTGGAGCACTCGATAGAATAGACGGCTATCTTTTTGGAGCTATTGTGATGTTAGTGCTTTTGAGAGGTTTAGTGTAG
- the dxr gene encoding 1-deoxy-D-xylulose-5-phosphate reductoisomerase, with the protein MILLGSTGSIGVNTLEVAKKFNIGVEVLVCGKNIELLNKQILEHSPKVVVIADASDIQNVNHSNVFAGLDAILKVIEDSASELVVNALVGFLGLRPTLTALDAGKKVALANKESLVACGSFIDVSRIQPIDSEHFGLWFLMQDRAVEKMIITASGGAFRDWDIAKLQNATLADTQKHPNWSMGQKITIDSATMVNKMFELLEARWLFGEGQYDAIIETKSLIHALIDFKDGSTTAHFAHASMQLPIAYALDAKMNENILAHVDLLKVGSLEFREIETDRYPIWEIKEELLKNPARGVVVNAANEVAIEKFINKEIGFMDISKIIIKAFDTFTQMPNSIDDVFALDAKVRNILGGKYR; encoded by the coding sequence TTGATATTACTAGGCTCAACAGGTTCTATAGGTGTAAATACACTTGAAGTCGCTAAGAAATTTAACATAGGTGTTGAGGTCTTAGTTTGTGGAAAAAATATAGAACTCTTAAATAAGCAAATCTTAGAACACTCCCCTAAAGTTGTAGTCATAGCAGATGCATCTGATATCCAAAATGTAAATCATTCCAATGTTTTTGCAGGTTTAGATGCTATTTTAAAAGTTATAGAAGACTCAGCATCTGAGTTAGTCGTAAATGCTCTTGTGGGTTTTTTAGGACTTCGCCCGACTTTAACAGCCTTAGATGCAGGTAAAAAAGTAGCTTTAGCAAATAAAGAGTCGCTTGTTGCTTGTGGAAGTTTTATAGATGTAAGCAGAATCCAACCGATAGACTCTGAACACTTTGGTCTTTGGTTTTTGATGCAAGATAGAGCTGTTGAAAAGATGATTATCACAGCATCTGGCGGGGCATTTCGTGATTGGGATATAGCTAAACTTCAAAACGCTACTTTAGCAGATACTCAAAAACATCCAAATTGGTCTATGGGACAAAAGATAACTATAGACTCTGCAACTATGGTAAATAAAATGTTTGAACTCTTAGAAGCTAGATGGCTTTTTGGAGAAGGACAATACGATGCTATTATAGAAACAAAGTCACTTATTCATGCCCTTATAGACTTTAAAGATGGTTCAACTACTGCGCACTTTGCTCATGCATCTATGCAACTTCCAATCGCTTATGCTTTAGATGCAAAGATGAATGAGAACATTTTAGCTCATGTAGATTTGTTAAAAGTAGGCTCTTTAGAATTTCGTGAGATAGAAACAGATAGATACCCTATATGGGAAATTAAAGAAGAGTTACTAAAAAATCCAGCTCGTGGCGTAGTTGTAAATGCAGCAAATGAAGTGGCAATTGAAAAATTTATAAACAAAGAGATAGGTTTTATGGATATTTCTAAAATAATCATCAAAGCTTTCGATACTTTTACACAGATGCCAAATAGTATAGATGATGTTTTTGCTTTAGATGCAAAAGTACGCAATATACTTGGAGGAAAATATAGATGA
- the tsaD gene encoding tRNA (adenosine(37)-N6)-threonylcarbamoyltransferase complex transferase subunit TsaD, with amino-acid sequence MILSIESSCDDSAIAITDIKTKKLLFHKKISQELEHSVYGGVVPELAARLHAEALPKILSECEPYFKELKAVAVTSTPGLAVTLVEGVTMAKAISVALSIPLIGVNHLVGHIYSLFIDKPTQFPMTVLLVSGGHTQVMQVKSLQEIQTVAKSMDDSFGESFDKVAKMMGLGYPGGPLIQELAKDGDRKKYNFTIPLSQSKLIAFSYSGLKNAVRLAVEKATQEDYKDIAASFEHIATAHLIQKLKKYFKEVQPKTFAIVGGASANIYLRSQIEELLKPYGAKLLLSELKYCSDNAAMIGRVAVEMYEKKMFTKLDELNISPRSNV; translated from the coding sequence ATGATACTAAGCATTGAGAGTTCATGCGATGATAGTGCTATAGCTATAACAGATATAAAAACCAAGAAACTTCTTTTTCATAAAAAAATATCTCAAGAGTTAGAACATTCAGTTTATGGTGGAGTTGTTCCTGAACTTGCCGCTAGGCTTCATGCGGAGGCACTTCCTAAGATACTCTCAGAGTGCGAACCATACTTTAAAGAGCTAAAAGCCGTAGCTGTTACATCAACTCCCGGTTTAGCTGTAACGCTTGTTGAGGGAGTTACTATGGCAAAAGCTATCTCTGTAGCTCTTAGCATCCCTCTTATTGGTGTAAATCATCTTGTAGGTCACATATACTCTCTTTTTATAGATAAGCCTACGCAATTTCCTATGACTGTTCTTTTAGTCTCAGGAGGACATACTCAGGTTATGCAAGTGAAATCTTTACAAGAGATACAAACGGTAGCCAAAAGTATGGATGATAGTTTTGGTGAGAGTTTTGATAAAGTTGCCAAAATGATGGGACTAGGTTATCCTGGTGGTCCTCTTATTCAAGAGTTAGCAAAAGATGGAGATAGAAAAAAATACAACTTTACTATCCCACTTTCACAGTCAAAACTAATAGCATTTTCATATTCTGGTCTTAAAAATGCAGTTAGATTAGCCGTTGAAAAAGCAACTCAAGAGGATTACAAAGATATAGCCGCTTCTTTTGAACATATTGCAACTGCACATCTTATACAAAAACTAAAGAAGTATTTTAAAGAGGTACAGCCAAAAACTTTTGCCATAGTTGGAGGTGCTAGTGCTAACATATATTTACGCTCTCAAATTGAAGAGCTTTTAAAACCTTATGGAGCAAAGTTACTTCTTAGTGAGCTTAAGTATTGTTCAGATAATGCGGCTATGATAGGAAGAGTGGCTGTTGAAATGTATGAAAAGAAAATGTTTACTAAACTAGATGAGTTAAATATCTCTCCTCGCAGTAATGTTTAA
- the tpx gene encoding thiol peroxidase, protein MATVTFKNDIVCNLAGNEINVGDKAPLTTVVNCDPMLQDEQIGGEGKVQLVVAVPSLDTGVCDAETRRFNTEAAALEGVEVITVSMDLPFASARWCGAAGIENLKVCSDFRNKDFANAYGVLLADGPLAGITARVIFVIGKDGKVSYKQVVPEITTEPNYEEAIAAAKQAL, encoded by the coding sequence ATGGCAACAGTAACATTCAAAAACGACATCGTATGTAATTTAGCAGGTAATGAAATCAATGTAGGTGATAAAGCACCTTTAACTACAGTAGTAAACTGTGACCCAATGCTTCAAGATGAGCAAATTGGTGGAGAAGGTAAAGTTCAACTTGTTGTAGCTGTACCATCTTTAGATACAGGTGTTTGTGACGCTGAAACAAGAAGATTTAACACTGAAGCAGCAGCTTTAGAAGGTGTTGAAGTTATCACTGTTTCTATGGATTTACCATTTGCATCTGCTAGATGGTGTGGTGCTGCTGGAATTGAGAACTTAAAAGTTTGTTCAGACTTTAGAAACAAAGATTTTGCTAACGCTTATGGTGTGCTTTTAGCTGATGGTCCTTTAGCTGGTATCACTGCAAGAGTTATTTTTGTAATAGGTAAAGATGGTAAAGTTTCTTACAAGCAAGTTGTTCCAGAAATCACAACTGAACCTAACTATGAAGAAGCTATCGCTGCAGCGAAACAAGCTTTATAG
- a CDS encoding TIGR04219 family outer membrane beta-barrel protein, translating to MKKILTTLTCASILASSASADFARLEMGLGAWAQNASGKMSYTDNGANGQYDSDKKNITQPYLWALVKHPVPVLPNLRLEYVSLEDEGKGSGKFKDFDIGGVTTDVKYSMKQYDIIPYYNILDNTAWITLDLGLDLKIVQASIDASSKALFTGYTGSSNLVLPLVYVRGRVEIPATNIGFETDVKYLSYNTNTAYDVRAKVDYTFDAFPVVQPAIEIGYRMQKVDFEDSSSLNLDLEFSGVYAGVMFRY from the coding sequence ATGAAAAAAATTTTAACAACCTTAACTTGTGCTAGTATTTTGGCATCATCGGCAAGTGCTGATTTTGCAAGACTTGAAATGGGTCTTGGTGCTTGGGCACAAAACGCAAGTGGTAAAATGAGCTACACTGATAATGGAGCAAATGGTCAGTATGATTCTGATAAAAAAAATATCACACAACCTTATTTGTGGGCTTTGGTAAAACATCCTGTCCCAGTTCTTCCTAATCTACGTTTGGAATATGTATCTTTAGAAGATGAGGGTAAGGGTAGTGGTAAGTTTAAAGATTTTGATATTGGTGGAGTTACTACTGATGTTAAATACAGTATGAAACAGTATGACATTATTCCGTATTACAATATTTTGGATAACACTGCTTGGATAACACTTGATCTTGGTTTAGATTTAAAAATTGTTCAAGCTTCTATAGATGCTTCATCAAAAGCTCTTTTTACAGGTTATACAGGAAGTAGTAATTTAGTGTTGCCTCTTGTATATGTAAGAGGAAGAGTTGAGATTCCTGCGACAAATATCGGTTTTGAAACAGATGTTAAATATCTCTCTTATAACACAAACACTGCTTATGATGTTCGTGCGAAAGTTGATTATACCTTTGATGCTTTTCCTGTGGTTCAACCTGCAATAGAGATTGGATACAGAATGCAAAAAGTAGATTTTGAAGATAGTAGTTCTTTAAATTTAGATTTGGAATTTTCAGGTGTTTACGCAGGTGTAATGTTTCGTTACTAA
- a CDS encoding DUF4405 domain-containing protein, whose protein sequence is MDSTKIVVKKVISLTLAFSFLIMSLTGIMLYIVPKGKVAYWADWKMFGLSKTQYGDIHTTSMILFLVITIWHIYYNWKPLINYIKDSTKKITFLKKELIIALILNLLFVGGTLMNMQPFQSVLDVGENIKEYWEKEYGSPPYGHAEESSLKSFCKKLGVDANSAMELLKAKNIKVTSQMQTLLDISKENNIAPKVIYDIVSSKQQASSTNEKINSLGKKTLNDLANMGKINLEKSIDFLEKNGFNASADTNVKEAASALEVTPRELYEKLSML, encoded by the coding sequence ATGGACAGCACTAAAATCGTAGTAAAAAAGGTCATATCCCTGACTTTAGCTTTTTCTTTTTTAATCATGTCTCTAACAGGAATAATGCTATATATCGTTCCAAAAGGAAAGGTTGCTTATTGGGCAGACTGGAAAATGTTTGGGCTTAGCAAGACTCAATATGGAGATATTCACACAACTTCAATGATTCTTTTTTTAGTCATAACTATTTGGCATATATACTACAACTGGAAGCCACTTATTAACTATATAAAAGATAGTACAAAGAAGATTACGTTTTTAAAAAAAGAACTTATTATTGCACTGATTTTAAATCTACTTTTTGTTGGCGGTACTTTGATGAATATGCAACCATTTCAAAGTGTACTTGATGTAGGCGAAAATATTAAAGAGTATTGGGAAAAAGAGTATGGTTCACCACCTTATGGTCATGCTGAAGAGTCATCTCTAAAATCATTTTGTAAAAAACTTGGAGTAGATGCAAATAGTGCTATGGAGCTATTAAAAGCTAAAAATATAAAAGTAACTTCACAGATGCAAACACTGCTAGATATCTCAAAAGAGAACAACATAGCTCCAAAAGTTATATATGACATAGTAAGTTCTAAACAACAAGCATCTAGCACTAATGAGAAGATAAACTCTTTAGGTAAAAAAACACTTAATGACTTAGCAAACATGGGTAAAATAAATCTTGAAAAATCTATAGATTTTTTAGAAAAAAATGGATTTAATGCTTCTGCTGATACAAACGTTAAAGAAGCAGCAAGCGCTTTAGAAGTGACACCGCGTGAATTATATGAGAAGTTAAGTATGCTTTAG